In the Balaenoptera acutorostrata chromosome 7, mBalAcu1.1, whole genome shotgun sequence genome, one interval contains:
- the LOC103004032 gene encoding 40S ribosomal protein SA-like, translated as MSGALDVLQMKEEDVLKFLAAGTHLGGTNLDFQMEQYIYKRKSDGIYITNLKRTWEKLLLAARAIVAIENPADVSVISSRNTGQRAVLKFAAATGATPIAGRFTLGTFTNQSQAAFREPRLPVVTDPRAAHQPLTEASYVNLPTTALRNTDSPLHYVDIAIPCNNKGAHSVGLMWWMVAREVLRMRGTISREHPWEVMPDLYFYRDPEEIEREEQAAAEKAVTKEEFQGEWTAPAPEFTAAQPEVVDLSEGVQVPSVPIQQFPTEDWSAQPATEDWSAAPTAQATEWVGTTTEWS; from the coding sequence ATGTCCGGAGCCCTTGATGTCCTGCAAATGAAGGAGGAGGATGTCCTCAAATTCCTTGCAGCAGGAACCCATTTAGGTGGCACCAACCTTGACTTCCAAATGGAACAGTACATCTACAAAAGGAAAAGTGATGGCATCTACATCACAAATCTGAAGAGAACCTGGGAGAAGCTTCTGTTGGCAGCTCGTGCCATTGTTGCTATTGAAAACCCAGCTGATGTCAGTGTCATATCCTCCAGGAATACTGGCCAGCGAGCTGTGCTGAAGTTTGCTGCTGCCACTGGAGCCACTCCTATTGCTGGCCGCTTCACTCTTGGAACCTTCACTAACCAGAGCCAGGCAGCCTTCCGGGAGCCAAGACTTCCGGTGGTTACTGATCCCAGGGCTGCCCACCAGCCTCTCACAGAGGCCTCTTACGTTAACCTGCCTACCACTGCTCTGCGTAACACAGACTCTCCTCTGCATTATGTGGACATTGCCATCCCATGCAACAACAAGGGAGCTCACTCAGTGGGTCTGATGTGGTGGATGGTCGCCCGGGAAGTTCTGCGCATGCGTGGCACCATCTCCCGTGAACACCCATGGGAGGTCATGCCTGATCTCTACTTCTACAGAGATCCTGAAGAGATTGAAAGGGAAGAGCAGGCAGCAGCTGAGAAGGCTGTGACCAAGGAGGAATTTCAGGGTGAATGGACCGCTCCAGCTCCTGAGTTCACTGCTGCTCAGCCTGAGGTGGTGGACCTGTCCGAAGGTGTGCAGGTGCCCTCTGTGCCTATTCAGCAGTTCCCCACTGAAGACTGGAGTGCTCAGCCTGCCACTGAAGACTGGTCTGCAGCTCCCACTGCTCAGGCCACTGAGTGGGTAGGAACGACCACTGAGTGGTCTTAA